The following proteins are encoded in a genomic region of bacterium:
- a CDS encoding SPOR domain-containing protein, which produces MTTESADKKPTVRRRRRAGKPGKGGMPRIMWLAILVCVAGAVALFRSGGGGSTPTGLGENRTVVTAPETGEPTSGDVEIAAQGLQLTPEAPVAGADLGHADNAPVEITLDRPLVETGTVDTQAPPATTGQAVPATTPETTPAEPPAQPVQELTDPEPVRATPPPPRLAPQPQGPYLVQVGSFGDTENAQKEADRLKKFGWEAAVRVGNTAGGGLVYRVQVGYFATREDAQKFIDQNSGRLPGAIPAHR; this is translated from the coding sequence ATGACGACCGAATCCGCCGATAAGAAACCGACCGTCCGCCGCCGCCGCCGAGCCGGCAAGCCGGGCAAGGGCGGCATGCCGCGCATCATGTGGCTGGCCATCCTCGTCTGCGTGGCCGGCGCCGTGGCGCTGTTCCGCTCCGGCGGCGGGGGCTCGACGCCCACGGGCCTCGGCGAGAACCGCACGGTGGTCACCGCCCCGGAAACCGGCGAGCCGACCTCGGGTGATGTCGAGATCGCCGCCCAGGGCCTGCAGCTGACTCCCGAGGCGCCCGTCGCGGGCGCCGATCTCGGGCATGCCGACAACGCCCCCGTCGAGATCACGCTGGACCGACCGCTGGTCGAGACCGGGACCGTCGATACGCAGGCCCCGCCGGCCACGACCGGCCAGGCCGTGCCCGCGACGACGCCCGAAACGACGCCTGCCGAGCCGCCCGCGCAACCTGTGCAGGAACTGACCGACCCCGAGCCCGTGCGCGCCACCCCGCCGCCGCCGCGCCTGGCCCCGCAACCGCAGGGGCCCTACCTGGTGCAGGTCGGCTCGTTCGGCGACACCGAGAACGCGCAGAAGGAAGCGGACCGCCTGAAGAAGTTCGGCTGGGAAGCCGCCGTGCGGGTGGGCAACACGGCCGGAGGCGGCCTGGTCTACCGCGTGCAGGTCGGCTATTTCGCGACGCGCGAGGATGCGCAGAAGTTCATCGACCAGAACAGCGGCCGCCTGCCGGGTGCGATCCCGGCCCACAGGTAA
- a CDS encoding beta-ketoacyl-ACP synthase 3: MTRAAIIGTGRWVPERVVTNDDLAARIDTSDAWITERSGIRERRWLECDDQGRTLITGAEMGARAAREAIAAAGIENRAIDQVIYATLNPDVFFPGNGVFLEHLLELGTAGAMDIRNQCTGFVYGLAAADGFIRSGLARTVLVVGGEVQSTALDLTDRGRDIAVLFGDGAGAAIVQATEEDRGIVASVLHSQGRYARELFAEAPLATETGRITAEMIAAGRHYPYMNGKLVFQHATRRFAEAIDEVLRKGNAKPEDVALFIPHQANQRITDAVTARLGVGPERVYSNIERYGNTTAASIPIALAEAVREGRVQRGDLIVTVAFGSGFTWGANLIRW, from the coding sequence GTGACGCGCGCCGCCATCATCGGCACCGGCCGCTGGGTGCCCGAGAGGGTCGTGACGAACGACGACCTTGCTGCCCGCATCGATACCTCGGACGCCTGGATCACCGAGCGCAGCGGCATTCGCGAACGCCGCTGGCTCGAGTGTGATGACCAGGGCCGCACCCTGATCACGGGGGCCGAGATGGGCGCCCGCGCCGCGCGCGAGGCCATCGCGGCGGCCGGCATCGAGAACCGCGCCATCGACCAGGTCATCTACGCCACGCTGAACCCCGACGTGTTCTTCCCGGGCAACGGCGTCTTCCTCGAGCACCTGCTCGAACTGGGTACGGCCGGCGCCATGGATATCCGCAACCAGTGCACCGGCTTCGTGTACGGCCTCGCGGCCGCCGACGGCTTCATCCGGTCGGGACTCGCGCGCACGGTGCTGGTTGTCGGCGGCGAGGTGCAGTCCACCGCGCTGGACCTGACCGACCGCGGTCGGGACATCGCCGTGCTGTTCGGCGACGGCGCCGGCGCGGCGATCGTGCAGGCCACGGAAGAGGATCGCGGCATTGTCGCCAGCGTGCTGCACAGCCAGGGCCGCTATGCGCGCGAGCTGTTCGCCGAGGCGCCGTTGGCCACCGAGACGGGCCGCATCACCGCCGAAATGATCGCGGCGGGCCGGCACTATCCGTACATGAACGGGAAGCTGGTCTTCCAGCACGCGACGCGACGCTTCGCCGAGGCCATCGACGAAGTGCTGCGCAAGGGCAACGCGAAGCCCGAGGATGTGGCGCTCTTCATCCCGCACCAGGCCAACCAGCGCATCACCGATGCGGTCACCGCGCGGCTGGGCGTGGGCCCCGAGCGCGTCTACAGCAACATCGAGCGCTACGGCAACACCACGGCCGCCTCGATCCCCATCGCGCTGGCCGAAGCCGTGCGCGAGGGCCGGGTGCAGCGGGGCGACCTGATCGTCACGGTGGCCTTCGGCTCGGGCTTCACCTGGGGCGCCAACCTGATCCGCTGGTAG
- a CDS encoding T9SS type A sorting domain-containing protein, translated as MRRRLPAGRTAHAAALLLVLASVPGALPAHAAIGMATSPPATIDTVAPELSLDPLPTNLLLMGGQSVTFHWTTSDTHPGTTAAHFTAVVQDGDTPIDAIDYLASYSDTTWEYQVPEISTGYMHAVVTCRDAFGNLTTARTIDFSVLLSTSDVPVAGLPTTPILEGNLPNPCNPGTTVRFSLPAAQTAVLELYAADGARVRRLAAGSFAAGRNEVFWDGRDDHGRSVASGTYLLRLTTGGTDQTRKLALVR; from the coding sequence GTGCGCCGACGTCTGCCCGCCGGGCGCACGGCGCATGCTGCAGCGCTCCTGCTGGTGCTGGCCTCGGTGCCGGGCGCGCTCCCGGCGCACGCGGCCATCGGCATGGCGACGAGCCCGCCGGCGACCATCGACACCGTGGCACCGGAACTCAGCCTCGATCCCCTGCCGACGAACCTGCTGCTGATGGGCGGCCAGTCGGTCACGTTCCACTGGACCACGTCGGACACGCATCCCGGAACGACCGCCGCCCACTTCACGGCCGTGGTGCAGGACGGCGACACGCCCATCGACGCCATCGACTACCTGGCCAGCTACTCCGACACCACCTGGGAGTACCAGGTACCCGAGATCTCGACCGGCTACATGCACGCCGTGGTCACATGCCGCGACGCCTTCGGCAACCTGACTACTGCGCGGACGATCGATTTCTCGGTGTTGCTGTCGACCAGTGATGTTCCCGTGGCGGGCCTGCCGACAACGCCGATCCTCGAAGGCAACCTGCCGAACCCGTGCAACCCCGGCACCACGGTCCGCTTCAGCCTGCCCGCGGCGCAGACCGCGGTCCTGGAACTCTACGCCGCCGATGGTGCCCGCGTGCGGCGCCTGGCCGCCGGCAGTTTCGCCGCGGGGCGCAACGAGGTCTTCTGGGACGGGCGCGACGATCACGGTCGCTCCGTGGCTTCCGGCACGTACCTGCTCCGCCTGACCACAGGCGGCACCGACCAGACCCGCAAGCTGGCGCTGGTTCGCTAG
- a CDS encoding redox-sensing transcriptional repressor Rex: MRKIRRHSEVPEATIHRLPRYLEKLKLLQAVGVEDVSSRQLAESLDIKASQLRHDFHYFGGFSRPGRPYQVGKLVPALEKIIGVSEPQPVAIVGAGHLGQALANYGNLDVQGFPVRGVFDANPRLAGLEIRGQPVRDMEELEAVIAREGIRIAILTVPAQHAQTVTDRLVKAGIVGIVNFAPTDLKVPKTVAVRNERLAVGIMALSFKVKCILEGDCGTE; the protein is encoded by the coding sequence TTGCGCAAGATCAGGCGGCATTCCGAGGTACCCGAGGCGACCATCCACCGGCTGCCGCGCTACCTGGAGAAGCTCAAGCTGCTCCAGGCGGTGGGCGTCGAGGACGTTTCCAGCCGCCAGCTGGCCGAGTCGCTGGATATCAAGGCCAGCCAGCTCCGACACGATTTCCACTATTTCGGCGGTTTCAGCCGCCCGGGCCGGCCCTACCAGGTGGGCAAGCTGGTGCCGGCGCTCGAGAAGATCATCGGTGTGTCCGAGCCGCAGCCCGTGGCGATCGTCGGCGCCGGCCATCTCGGCCAGGCGCTGGCCAACTACGGCAATCTCGATGTGCAGGGCTTTCCCGTGCGCGGCGTCTTTGACGCCAACCCGCGCCTGGCCGGCCTGGAGATCCGCGGGCAGCCCGTGCGCGACATGGAGGAGCTGGAGGCGGTCATCGCCCGCGAGGGCATCCGCATCGCCATCCTGACCGTGCCGGCGCAGCACGCGCAGACGGTGACCGACCGGCTGGTCAAGGCCGGCATCGTCGGCATCGTCAATTTCGCGCCGACCGACCTGAAGGTGCCGAAGACCGTGGCCGTGCGCAACGAGCGGCTGGCCGTGGGCATCATGGCGCTCAGCTTCAAGGTGAAGTGCATCCTCGAGGGTGATTGCGGCACCGAGTAG
- a CDS encoding carbohydrate binding family 9 domain-containing protein, whose translation MPMHPAPARSRRLGAAGAADAAFCLVLSAAASVAAPPAGPWQPVRHPQLETRRAAGPIAVDGLLDDPGWQGLPRAGHFVEHAPGDQVQPPNPTEAMLTYDDDYLYAAFICYDDPSAVRASFSERDRIWNDDYVILGLDTFGDQAWAFELASNAHGVQGDLLWSAGYGEDMTYDIVFHSSGRITDDGWQVEMAIPWTSLRFPDREQQVWRVEFWRNDHRQVRGQYSWGIHDRNNDCWPCQWGTVTGINGVRPGTGLSVLPAMVATQQGGRGAGDGGEAGPWDNGKVLGEPSLGVAYGITPTVTAEATLNPDFSQVESDATQIDVNSTFALSYPEKRPFFQEGSDLWNTNFDAVYTRSLNRPFFAAKLTGRPGRTNFAALLAQDDATPFLLPFSEGSALFQGGRSWSFLSRVRHTMGSQSHVGFISTARWHEGGGYGAVQGFDTRLNLSDHYRLEAQALLSTTSEPDDPALTADLDGVTFDRGRRTAAFDGEFFTGHGLYASVERAARNWNFDADYWQRSPTFRAESGFEPRNDQRTFNGWTGYTFYYEDGLFERMQPSLSVGRIWDFEDVRKDEWLMASLRTWLRLAQAQFWVEAMQSNEIFHDLQFDGITSREAGFQVRPSERLVGGGEVSYGHRIARFDEVMGRQLNRSFWFNLKPWHRLLVEQNYDDVRSDNLGTGERLFEGYISRTRLNLQLSREWSVRLVVQYDDFRRSWDADPLVTFRLNPFSIFYVGSTRSYSEFTGAAPDLQDEWRLSSRTYFLKLQYLWQI comes from the coding sequence GTGCCCATGCACCCCGCCCCCGCCCGGTCCCGCCGCCTCGGTGCGGCCGGGGCCGCCGACGCCGCGTTCTGCCTGGTCCTGTCCGCTGCCGCCTCCGTGGCCGCCCCGCCGGCCGGTCCCTGGCAACCCGTACGGCACCCGCAGCTGGAGACCCGTCGCGCCGCCGGCCCGATCGCGGTCGACGGGCTGCTCGACGATCCCGGCTGGCAGGGACTGCCGCGCGCCGGCCACTTCGTCGAGCACGCACCCGGAGACCAGGTGCAGCCGCCAAACCCGACCGAGGCGATGCTCACCTACGACGACGACTACCTCTACGCGGCGTTCATCTGCTACGACGACCCGTCCGCGGTGCGCGCCTCGTTCAGCGAACGCGACCGCATCTGGAACGACGACTACGTCATCCTCGGCCTCGACACCTTCGGCGACCAGGCCTGGGCCTTCGAGCTGGCAAGCAACGCCCACGGCGTGCAGGGCGACCTGCTGTGGTCCGCCGGCTACGGCGAGGACATGACCTACGACATCGTGTTCCACTCCTCGGGCCGCATCACCGACGACGGCTGGCAGGTGGAGATGGCCATTCCCTGGACCAGCCTGCGCTTCCCCGACCGCGAGCAGCAGGTGTGGCGCGTCGAGTTCTGGCGCAACGACCACCGGCAGGTGCGCGGCCAGTACTCCTGGGGCATCCACGACCGCAACAATGATTGCTGGCCCTGCCAGTGGGGAACCGTCACGGGTATCAACGGCGTGCGGCCCGGCACCGGCCTGAGCGTGCTGCCGGCGATGGTGGCCACGCAGCAGGGCGGACGCGGCGCCGGCGACGGCGGGGAAGCCGGGCCGTGGGACAACGGCAAGGTGCTGGGTGAACCGTCGCTGGGCGTTGCCTACGGCATCACCCCGACGGTGACGGCCGAGGCAACGTTGAACCCCGACTTCTCGCAGGTCGAGAGCGATGCCACGCAGATCGACGTCAATTCGACCTTTGCGCTCTCGTACCCGGAGAAGCGGCCGTTCTTCCAGGAGGGCAGCGACCTCTGGAACACGAACTTCGACGCCGTCTACACGCGTTCGCTGAACCGGCCCTTCTTCGCAGCCAAGCTGACCGGTCGGCCTGGTCGCACCAACTTCGCGGCGCTCCTGGCCCAGGACGACGCGACGCCGTTCCTGCTGCCCTTCAGCGAGGGCAGCGCCCTGTTCCAGGGCGGGCGCAGCTGGTCGTTCCTGTCGCGCGTGCGGCACACCATGGGGAGCCAGTCGCACGTGGGCTTCATCTCCACCGCACGCTGGCACGAAGGTGGCGGCTACGGCGCCGTGCAGGGGTTCGACACGCGGCTGAACCTCTCGGACCACTACCGCCTCGAGGCGCAGGCGCTGCTCAGCACAACGTCCGAGCCTGACGATCCCGCGCTCACCGCCGACCTCGACGGCGTGACGTTCGACCGCGGCCGGCGCACGGCGGCCTTCGACGGCGAGTTCTTCACCGGCCACGGCCTCTACGCCAGCGTCGAGCGCGCGGCCCGCAACTGGAACTTCGACGCCGACTACTGGCAGCGCAGCCCCACCTTCCGCGCCGAATCGGGCTTCGAGCCGCGCAACGACCAGCGCACCTTCAACGGCTGGACCGGCTACACCTTCTACTACGAGGACGGCCTGTTCGAGCGGATGCAGCCGTCACTGTCGGTGGGCCGGATCTGGGACTTCGAGGACGTGCGCAAGGATGAATGGCTCATGGCTTCGCTGCGGACCTGGCTGCGGCTGGCACAGGCCCAGTTCTGGGTCGAGGCGATGCAGAGCAACGAGATCTTCCACGACCTGCAGTTCGACGGCATCACGAGCCGCGAGGCTGGCTTCCAGGTGCGTCCGTCCGAGCGCCTGGTCGGGGGCGGCGAGGTCTCGTACGGCCACCGCATCGCCCGCTTCGACGAGGTGATGGGCAGGCAGCTGAACCGCAGCTTCTGGTTCAACCTGAAGCCCTGGCACCGGCTGCTGGTGGAGCAGAACTACGACGACGTCCGCAGCGACAACCTCGGCACCGGCGAGCGCCTGTTCGAGGGCTACATCTCCCGCACCCGGCTGAACCTGCAGCTTTCGCGCGAGTGGTCGGTGCGCCTGGTTGTGCAGTACGACGACTTCCGGCGCAGCTGGGACGCCGACCCGCTGGTCACGTTCCGCCTGAACCCGTTCTCGATCTTCTACGTGGGCTCCACGCGCAGCTACAGCGAATTCACCGGGGCCGCGCCCGACCTCCAGGACGAGTGGCGCCTGTCGTCGCGCACCTATTTCCTGAAGCTGCAGTACCTCTGGCAGATCTGA
- a CDS encoding HAD-IA family hydrolase: MTIPGRAQRPVGAFIFDLDGTLVDSRTDIAAAANVARASLGLAPLPEPVLRAYVGDGVLLLLRRTLGHDLAAGGLLDADDPRLPAAHAAYLDHYGRHLLDHTQPYEGVPELLAALPDVPMMVATNKPGGFSVTILEGLGLAGRFRRVVGGDQAPVRKPDPAHLRACLEGLTVAPAEVVVVGDSPNDILAARALGAVAVGCTWGLVPAVELLALRPDHLIETPLALAALYPPCPGGQHRETP; encoded by the coding sequence ATGACGATACCGGGCAGAGCGCAACGCCCCGTCGGGGCTTTCATTTTCGACCTGGACGGCACGCTGGTCGACTCGCGGACCGATATCGCCGCGGCGGCCAATGTCGCCCGTGCCTCGCTGGGGCTGGCGCCGTTGCCGGAACCGGTGCTGCGGGCCTACGTGGGCGACGGCGTGCTCCTGCTGCTGCGGCGCACGCTGGGCCACGACCTGGCCGCGGGCGGGCTGCTCGACGCGGACGACCCGCGCCTGCCGGCCGCGCACGCGGCCTATCTCGACCACTACGGGCGCCACCTGCTGGACCACACCCAGCCCTATGAAGGCGTCCCGGAACTTCTCGCCGCCCTGCCCGACGTGCCGATGATGGTGGCCACCAACAAGCCCGGCGGCTTCAGTGTCACTATCCTGGAAGGGCTGGGCCTCGCAGGCCGTTTCCGTCGCGTCGTCGGCGGCGACCAGGCGCCGGTCCGCAAGCCGGATCCCGCGCACCTGCGGGCCTGCCTCGAAGGACTGACGGTGGCGCCGGCCGAGGTCGTCGTGGTCGGGGACAGCCCCAACGATATCCTGGCCGCCCGCGCCCTCGGCGCCGTCGCGGTGGGCTGCACGTGGGGCCTGGTGCCGGCGGTGGAACTGCTGGCCCTGCGCCCCGACCACCTGATCGAGACGCCGCTCGCGCTGGCGGCGCTGTACCCGCCGTGCCCGGGCGGCCAGCACAGGGAGACACCATGA
- a CDS encoding 4Fe-4S binding protein, translating to MTARVPPLHPWTLDRLLSRIAHEWEQDKSIFSLAGRRFWKAEPGLDLSCDVGGRRVATPVGPAAGPHTQLAENLALGWLAGARTFELKTVQILDELDIPRPCIDMEHEGYNVEWSQELTLEQSLEEYVKGWLLLAVLREWEPLRDAVGEPGDHAFELSVGYDLAGIRHERVAALIDGLCSAQARLDALRPLVTGPFAHLRDVPADPRIVRTATLSTFHGCPPDEIEGIVRHLMTRHGLDVTVKLNPTLLGQAAVQEILHDRLGYTQVPLDDAAFAGDLQWPRALEMIDRLEAFGRSEGREFGLKLTNTLVVANHRGIMAGEKMYLSGAPLHVLAVTLLARLDAAMPGRLRLGERGTGIPVAFSAGIDKDNLADTVGLGLLPVTVCSDLLRPGGYGRLAQGLRSLAKRMKAAKAGDLVAWRAHAAAAARKAGHADAVAQASAMLAEPAGFARYTREAVHEPLREVDKDLQMFDCLACGNCVTVCPNNAFLAVPTGLRPPLKSRSQYLVLAELCNECGNCVTFCPERGAPYLVKPRLYTDEAVWAARGRDGWMVDRGPLGSGNLSEDTALVLGLLAHAKWVPKRSID from the coding sequence ATGACCGCGCGCGTGCCGCCGCTGCACCCCTGGACCCTGGACCGGCTCCTGTCTCGCATCGCCCACGAGTGGGAGCAGGACAAGTCGATCTTCAGCCTGGCCGGCCGGCGCTTCTGGAAGGCCGAACCCGGGCTCGACCTGTCCTGCGACGTGGGCGGTCGCCGCGTCGCCACCCCGGTCGGTCCGGCGGCCGGGCCGCACACGCAGCTGGCCGAGAACCTGGCCCTTGGCTGGCTGGCCGGCGCGCGCACCTTCGAACTGAAGACGGTGCAGATCCTCGACGAGCTCGACATCCCGCGCCCGTGCATCGACATGGAGCACGAGGGCTACAACGTCGAATGGAGCCAGGAGCTGACGCTCGAGCAGTCGCTCGAGGAATACGTGAAGGGCTGGCTGCTGCTGGCGGTGCTGCGCGAGTGGGAGCCGCTGCGCGATGCGGTGGGCGAGCCGGGCGACCACGCCTTCGAACTGTCGGTCGGCTACGACCTGGCCGGCATCCGCCACGAACGGGTGGCCGCGCTCATCGACGGGCTCTGCAGTGCGCAGGCACGGCTGGACGCGTTGCGCCCGCTGGTGACCGGGCCGTTCGCGCACCTGCGCGACGTGCCGGCCGATCCCCGCATCGTGCGTACGGCGACGCTCAGCACGTTCCACGGCTGTCCGCCCGACGAGATCGAGGGCATCGTCCGGCATCTCATGACGCGCCATGGGCTGGACGTGACGGTGAAGCTGAATCCGACACTGCTGGGCCAGGCAGCCGTGCAGGAGATCCTGCACGACCGACTCGGCTACACACAGGTACCGCTCGATGATGCGGCGTTCGCCGGTGACCTGCAGTGGCCCCGCGCGCTGGAGATGATCGACCGGCTGGAGGCGTTCGGGCGCAGCGAGGGACGCGAGTTCGGGCTGAAGCTCACCAACACGCTGGTGGTGGCCAATCACCGCGGCATCATGGCCGGCGAGAAGATGTACCTGAGCGGCGCGCCGCTGCACGTGCTGGCCGTGACGCTGCTCGCGCGGCTGGACGCAGCGATGCCCGGCCGCCTACGGCTGGGTGAGCGCGGGACCGGGATTCCCGTCGCCTTCAGCGCCGGCATCGACAAGGACAACCTGGCCGACACGGTGGGCCTGGGCCTGCTGCCGGTGACGGTGTGCAGCGACCTGCTGCGGCCGGGCGGCTATGGCCGACTGGCCCAGGGCCTGCGCTCGCTGGCCAAGCGCATGAAAGCCGCGAAGGCCGGCGACCTGGTTGCCTGGCGTGCACACGCAGCCGCGGCGGCGCGCAAGGCCGGTCATGCCGATGCGGTTGCCCAAGCCTCGGCGATGCTCGCGGAGCCGGCAGGCTTCGCGCGCTACACGCGCGAGGCGGTGCACGAGCCGCTGCGCGAGGTGGACAAGGACCTGCAGATGTTCGACTGCCTGGCCTGCGGCAACTGCGTGACGGTCTGCCCGAACAACGCGTTCCTGGCGGTGCCGACCGGGCTGCGGCCGCCGCTCAAGTCCCGCTCGCAGTACCTGGTCCTGGCCGAGTTGTGCAACGAGTGCGGCAACTGCGTCACGTTCTGCCCCGAGCGGGGGGCGCCGTATCTGGTCAAGCCACGCTTGTACACGGACGAGGCGGTGTGGGCGGCGCGGGGGCGCGATGGGTGGATGGTCGACCGCGGCCCGCTGGGGTCCGGGAATTTGAGCGAAGATACCGCACTTGTGCTCGGCCTCCTGGCGCACGCCAAGTGGGTACCTAAACGAAGTATCGACTAG
- a CDS encoding class I SAM-dependent methyltransferase, whose product MCATLSKGWSRQERPTSTRVANTPILLSPLFPNVLRVWVSIISGSCGIFPDETALEIADRAFRFCHIDVDVYQSGKDVLEWVWPRLSVGGVVVFDDFGFSSTRGIAKLVHEEEDAGDRVCLQNLNGHAVFVKTRQ is encoded by the coding sequence ATCTGTGCGACACTTTCGAAGGGGTGGTCAAGACAGGAACGGCCGACATCTACCAGGGTGGCGAACACGCCGATACTTCTCTCACCATTGTTTCCAAATGTGCTGCGAGTCTGGGTCTCGATAATCTCAGGATCCTGCGGGATATTCCCGGACGAAACAGCACTGGAGATCGCGGACCGGGCATTCCGCTTCTGTCATATCGATGTCGACGTCTATCAGTCCGGCAAGGATGTGCTCGAGTGGGTGTGGCCGAGGCTGTCCGTCGGCGGAGTCGTCGTGTTCGACGATTTCGGGTTCTCGAGTACGCGTGGGATCGCCAAACTGGTCCATGAAGAGGAGGACGCCGGTGATCGCGTCTGTCTCCAGAATCTCAATGGGCATGCAGTCTTCGTGAAGACGCGCCAATGA